The Petrotoga miotherma DSM 10691 region AGACGAAAACATAAAATACGTTCAAATATTCAAAAACAAGGGAGAAGAAGCTGGCGCTTCCCTTTTACATCCACACTCACAACTCATCGCTACTCCTATCGTTCCTATTACGATTAAATCCGAAATAGAAGGCTCCAAATCTTATTATGACTTTCGAGAAAGATGTGTTTATTGTGACATAATAAACCAAGAGTTAAAGGACAAACAAAGGGTCGTTTTCAAAACAGATGAGTTCATTGTTATAGAACCTTACGCCTCCAGATTTCCATACGAAACATGGATACTTCCACTCAAACATTCACATGACTTTGGGTCCCTAGAAAACAATCCGGCATCAGTTGAAGATTTAGCAAAAACCCTTTCGATTATAACCAAAAGGTTTGATAAAAAACTCGACGATCCACCATTTAATTTATTCATACACACTTCACCGTTTATAGACGGGCTGGAACTATATTATCACTGGCATATAGAAATATTACCTAGATTAACTAATGTTGCTGGTTTTGAATGGGGCACAGGATTTCAT contains the following coding sequences:
- the galT gene encoding galactose-1-phosphate uridylyltransferase; its protein translation is MMELRKDPIIKRWVIISSERSKRPMDFKKQQQKTENSFCPFDYGNEYSTPEEIIAFRDANSTPNSPGWWVRVVPNKFPALDSENKLKKQGVGIYDQMSGYGYHEVIIETPQHNAKLADMPMDQIKEIIWAYLKRFQTIRKDENIKYVQIFKNKGEEAGASLLHPHSQLIATPIVPITIKSEIEGSKSYYDFRERCVYCDIINQELKDKQRVVFKTDEFIVIEPYASRFPYETWILPLKHSHDFGSLENNPASVEDLAKTLSIITKRFDKKLDDPPFNLFIHTSPFIDGLELYYHWHIEILPRLTNVAGFEWGTGFHINHVSPEQACSDLIEEKDIL